Proteins encoded together in one Halomicrobium urmianum window:
- a CDS encoding AAA family ATPase produces the protein MTDSSRRDIFSSAGGDIIANRELVDISHVPALDRIVGRDTEISEVGSALAPGTIGAPPESITIYGKTGTGKSLIARSITCEAVAEAEDNGHRLTYAYVDCSDDDTETQASRAMARAVNEHLGADRDIPMTGYSGSQYREMTWDLLNDHDVDVLITILDEIDLLSDDDILRSLSRAKESGKTDTHIGVISISNKVEYRRELSERVDSSLQDREFVFDPYDAEQLQAILTNRSDAFEDGVLQEGVISLIAAKAAQEHGDARKAVDMLYEAGRIAERKGASEVTEDMVEEAEHRANVNQFKSLISGSVQHVKYLLLALATLTTDSEKEHSQFRTSEIYDLYTTIAEREGYDPLSQNRVLELLDEQAFLGVTENELTSGGRDVERIPFTD, from the coding sequence ATGACTGATTCGTCCAGACGGGATATCTTCTCAAGTGCAGGAGGGGACATCATTGCTAATCGCGAGCTTGTCGATATCAGTCATGTACCTGCTCTGGATCGAATCGTCGGTCGTGACACGGAAATCAGCGAAGTCGGCTCAGCGCTCGCGCCCGGTACGATCGGTGCGCCGCCGGAGTCGATAACGATTTACGGAAAGACCGGAACCGGGAAATCCCTGATCGCGAGAAGTATCACGTGTGAGGCTGTCGCCGAAGCCGAGGATAACGGCCACCGCCTCACATACGCCTACGTGGATTGCTCCGACGACGACACCGAGACACAGGCGAGCCGGGCTATGGCCCGTGCAGTCAATGAACATCTTGGTGCCGATCGTGATATCCCGATGACTGGATACTCCGGTTCACAGTACCGCGAGATGACTTGGGATTTGCTCAACGATCACGACGTCGACGTCTTGATCACGATTCTCGACGAAATCGATCTACTATCTGACGACGATATTCTACGAAGCCTATCCCGAGCAAAGGAGAGCGGGAAAACAGACACGCATATCGGGGTTATCTCAATCAGTAACAAAGTAGAGTACCGTCGAGAGTTGAGCGAACGGGTCGATTCTAGCCTTCAGGATCGAGAGTTCGTGTTTGACCCATACGACGCCGAGCAACTCCAGGCAATCCTGACAAACCGTTCGGATGCGTTTGAAGACGGGGTCCTCCAAGAGGGAGTGATTTCACTCATTGCAGCCAAGGCGGCACAAGAACACGGGGATGCACGAAAAGCAGTCGATATGCTGTACGAAGCTGGCCGTATCGCTGAGCGGAAAGGCGCGTCAGAAGTAACTGAAGACATGGTCGAAGAAGCCGAGCATCGGGCGAACGTAAACCAGTTCAAGAGCCTTATCTCAGGTAGTGTTCAGCACGTCAAGTATCTCCTGCTGGCACTAGCGACCCTCACCACTGATTCCGAAAAGGAACATTCCCAGTTCCGAACCAGCGAGATCTACGACCTCTACACTACAATCGCAGAGCGTGAAGGCTACGATCCCCTGTCGCAGAATCGTGTTCTCGAGTTACTGGACGAACAGGCATTCCTTGGCGTGACTGAAAATGAACTTACGAGCGGTGGTCGGGACGTGGAACGTATACCGTTCACAGATTAA
- a CDS encoding AEC family transporter has translation MTAIDLLRSVLSIFLSSVAPPLSIAAAGYLLGRARDVDIDGLSTVTVYILLPALVFETLVTTSIDVGTVASIAGAMVAFTFVMGVIAWATDRSRGQEGTVVYGAAMAAAIPNVGNFGIPVASFAFGEAGRSTAVLFVVVQNLVLYTLGIYLLSKGRSDGGHREAVRRVLSQPVVYAVVAAMTVAGLDAAPPADGTVMQTLGMVGDASIPIFLLILGLQVAKMDVGATVRQTLPTVGLKLLIAPVVAVAVVALIDVGDSAVTWAFVVLAAGPSAVTPMVLSIEFADDPDEGVSTGDYVGTVVFLTILGCLPIVTGLILLARSGVVA, from the coding sequence GTGACTGCGATCGATCTGCTCCGGTCGGTGCTGTCGATCTTCCTGTCCTCGGTCGCCCCGCCGCTTTCGATCGCTGCCGCGGGGTATCTGCTGGGAAGGGCTCGAGACGTCGACATCGACGGACTCAGCACGGTGACCGTGTATATCCTCCTGCCCGCGCTGGTGTTCGAGACGCTCGTCACCACGTCGATCGACGTCGGAACGGTCGCGAGCATCGCGGGGGCGATGGTTGCATTCACCTTCGTGATGGGCGTCATTGCCTGGGCCACGGACCGATCGCGGGGCCAGGAGGGGACCGTGGTGTACGGCGCTGCGATGGCCGCCGCGATTCCGAACGTCGGCAACTTCGGCATCCCCGTGGCCTCGTTCGCGTTCGGCGAGGCCGGCCGGTCGACCGCCGTGCTGTTCGTCGTCGTCCAGAACCTGGTGCTGTACACGCTGGGCATCTACCTCCTGTCGAAGGGTCGATCGGACGGCGGCCACCGCGAGGCGGTCCGGCGCGTGCTCAGCCAGCCGGTCGTGTACGCGGTCGTGGCCGCGATGACCGTCGCCGGGCTCGACGCCGCACCACCGGCGGACGGGACGGTCATGCAGACGTTAGGGATGGTCGGCGACGCCTCGATCCCGATCTTTCTCCTGATCCTCGGCCTGCAGGTCGCGAAGATGGACGTCGGCGCGACGGTCCGACAGACGCTCCCGACGGTCGGGCTGAAGCTCCTGATCGCTCCCGTCGTCGCCGTGGCCGTCGTGGCCCTGATCGACGTCGGCGACTCCGCCGTGACGTGGGCGTTCGTCGTCCTCGCGGCGGGACCGTCCGCCGTCACGCCGATGGTGCTGTCCATCGAGTTCGCGGACGACCCCGACGAGGGCGTCTCGACGGGCGACTACGTCGGGACCGTCGTGTTCCTCACGATCCTCGGGTGCCTGCCGATCGTCACGGGGCTGATACTGCTCGCGAGGAGTGGTGTCGTAGCGTAG
- a CDS encoding helix-turn-helix domain-containing protein has product MIIATFSLPHEAVALEYAFRELPDLAVEAERIAAHSRAWVMPCLWVAHTEFDATDDVLAADPSVDEIVDSYEFGDEKYYQLDWSGDVDERIDDYVDQRGSILDAEANALGWQLRIRFVSRDQFEAFRDALSERETSFELRSLTEPGAPRQSFGSVTPEQRDALVAARERGYFDVPRETGVDEVAQELGISDQAVSERLRRGTANLIDATLTTEGESVE; this is encoded by the coding sequence ATGATCATCGCGACCTTCTCGCTGCCCCACGAGGCCGTCGCCCTCGAGTACGCCTTCCGGGAGCTGCCCGACCTCGCGGTTGAGGCCGAGCGCATCGCGGCCCACAGCAGGGCGTGGGTGATGCCCTGTCTCTGGGTCGCGCACACCGAATTCGACGCTACCGACGACGTCCTCGCGGCCGATCCGAGCGTCGACGAGATCGTCGACAGCTACGAGTTCGGTGACGAGAAGTACTACCAGCTCGACTGGAGCGGGGACGTCGACGAGCGCATCGACGACTACGTCGACCAGCGGGGATCGATTCTGGACGCCGAGGCGAACGCTCTCGGGTGGCAACTGCGCATCCGGTTCGTCTCGCGCGACCAGTTCGAGGCCTTCCGGGACGCCCTCTCCGAACGGGAGACGAGCTTCGAGCTCCGCAGTCTGACCGAACCCGGCGCCCCGCGGCAATCGTTCGGATCGGTGACGCCAGAGCAGCGCGACGCCCTGGTGGCCGCCCGGGAGCGGGGCTACTTCGACGTGCCCCGTGAGACCGGGGTGGACGAGGTGGCCCAAGAGCTGGGCATCTCCGATCAGGCGGTGTCCGAACGTCTCCGTCGCGGGACCGCGAACCTCATCGACGCGACGCTGACGACCGAGGGGGAGTCGGTCGAGTAG
- a CDS encoding HalOD1 output domain-containing protein, giving the protein MEDRQPITQRVVRAVASQTESDPLELPPLGRAVDVDALDKVEEISGETTVQFDYAGHTITVHDDETIDLLRSSDHGVQA; this is encoded by the coding sequence ATGGAGGACAGACAACCAATCACCCAGCGCGTCGTGCGAGCAGTCGCCAGTCAGACCGAGTCGGATCCGTTAGAACTACCGCCGTTAGGGAGAGCCGTCGACGTCGATGCGCTGGACAAAGTCGAAGAGATCTCGGGAGAGACGACCGTTCAGTTCGACTACGCGGGCCACACTATCACTGTTCACGACGACGAGACGATCGACTTGCTGCGTTCCTCCGATCACGGCGTACAGGCGTAG
- a CDS encoding ArsR family transcriptional regulator, with amino-acid sequence MGPLTARHNAVFGRDDELVADVETLGALGNDSRYEALRLIAAADDELCVCKLEPGLGVSQGAVSQALSRLFTSGAEGRWRYYATTPGAYRLLHALGETRTTGSD; translated from the coding sequence ATGGGGCCACTCACCGCCCGACATAATGCCGTTTTTGGACGGGACGACGAACTGGTAGCCGACGTCGAGACGCTCGGAGCGCTCGGGAACGACTCCCGCTACGAGGCGCTCCGACTCATCGCCGCGGCGGACGACGAGCTCTGCGTCTGCAAGCTCGAACCGGGGCTCGGCGTGAGCCAGGGCGCCGTCAGCCAGGCGCTGTCGCGGTTGTTCACGAGCGGCGCAGAGGGCCGATGGCGATACTACGCGACCACGCCGGGGGCCTACCGGCTCCTCCACGCCCTCGGCGAAACGAGAACCACCGGATCTGACTGA
- a CDS encoding orc1/cdc6 family replication initiation protein encodes MADGDDQQSLSKSIKGRLQEGVQNSVFRDKGLLDPDAVIDEDRIVGRDQQLDDIITYLRPALQGNRPPNMLLYGPSGTGKSLIINAVCQQVLELANSQGNQFGVIKINCQTIKSHDRAVYRLVKNAATKADVDVGVPESGISTDQKLNRFYEILSDNFDSVIIILDEVDLLVGRQRDPNDEPAYSKLLYQLSRASQLGRIDGHVSVAALTNDPRFMEDLDGRAESSFNPQDVVFPDYDANQLQAILERRRDAYQDSVLEDGIIPLSSAFAAQDHGDARKAIDLFRKAGEIADRRGEDTVCEEHVRDAQREAERDRTLTQMQGLSTQKKLSLYATAIVQVHSQRNLNAVPSTVAYRVYQYLTDLLDADEKSRDSYLRYMSEAETYNFVTSEKRGRGYGSGVHKEYTFIDDPDVVAETLQADIRLEEIDDDEDLIKSVVTAQIDDFFDGE; translated from the coding sequence ATGGCCGACGGCGACGATCAACAGTCTCTCTCCAAGTCCATCAAAGGCCGTCTGCAGGAGGGAGTGCAGAACTCCGTTTTCAGGGACAAGGGGCTGCTCGACCCGGACGCCGTCATCGACGAGGACCGGATCGTCGGTCGCGATCAGCAACTCGACGACATCATCACGTACCTCCGCCCGGCCCTGCAGGGCAACCGTCCGCCGAACATGCTGCTCTACGGGCCATCGGGCACCGGCAAGTCGCTGATCATCAACGCCGTCTGCCAGCAGGTCCTCGAACTCGCCAATTCACAGGGCAACCAGTTCGGCGTCATCAAGATCAACTGCCAGACGATCAAGTCTCACGACCGCGCCGTCTACCGACTCGTGAAAAACGCCGCGACCAAGGCCGACGTCGACGTGGGCGTCCCCGAAAGCGGTATCTCGACGGACCAGAAGCTCAACCGCTTCTACGAGATCCTGAGCGATAACTTCGATTCGGTCATCATCATCCTCGACGAGGTCGACCTCCTCGTCGGTCGCCAGCGCGACCCCAACGACGAGCCGGCGTACTCGAAGTTGCTCTATCAGCTCTCGCGCGCGTCGCAGCTCGGCCGAATCGACGGTCACGTCTCCGTCGCCGCTCTCACGAACGACCCCCGCTTCATGGAGGACCTCGACGGTCGGGCGGAGAGTTCGTTCAACCCGCAGGACGTCGTCTTCCCGGACTACGACGCGAACCAGCTCCAGGCGATTCTCGAGCGTCGCCGCGACGCCTATCAGGACAGCGTCCTCGAGGACGGGATCATCCCGCTCAGTTCCGCGTTCGCGGCGCAGGACCACGGCGACGCGCGGAAGGCCATCGACCTCTTCAGGAAGGCCGGTGAGATCGCCGACCGCCGGGGTGAGGACACCGTGTGCGAGGAGCACGTCCGCGACGCCCAGCGGGAGGCCGAACGCGACCGCACGCTGACGCAGATGCAGGGCCTGTCGACGCAGAAGAAGCTCTCGCTGTACGCGACTGCCATCGTGCAGGTCCACTCCCAGCGGAACCTGAACGCCGTTCCCAGCACCGTCGCCTATCGGGTCTATCAGTATCTCACGGACTTGCTGGACGCCGACGAGAAGTCACGCGACTCCTACCTCCGGTACATGAGCGAAGCTGAGACCTACAACTTCGTGACCTCGGAGAAACGCGGTCGGGGATACGGGAGTGGCGTCCACAAGGAGTACACGTTCATCGACGACCCCGACGTCGTCGCCGAGACGCTCCAGGCCGACATTCGTCTCGAGGAGATCGACGACGACGAGGACCTGATCAAGTCCGTCGTCACCGCTCAGATCGACGACTTCTTCGACGGGGAGTAG
- a CDS encoding RNase J family beta-CASP ribonuclease, with amino-acid sequence MDIEIATIGGYEEVGRQMTAVRAGDDIVVFDMGLNLSKVLIHDNIRTEGMHSLDLIDMGAIPDDRIMSDLEGDVKAIVPTHGHLDHVGAISKLGHRYDAPVVATPFTIELVKEEISDEDKFNVENDLVTMEAGETMSIGERCELEFVNVAHSIIDAINPVLHTPEGAIVYGLDKRMDHTPVLGDPIDMKRFREIGREDEGVLCYIEDCTNANKKGRTPSEAVARSQLEDVMHSLEDYDGGIVATTFSSHIARVKSIVEFAQEIGREPVLLGRSMEQYSGTADRIGAVDLPDHIGMYGHRNSVDRAFERIMNEGKEDYLPVVTGHQGEPRAMLTRMGRGETTFELDEGDKVIFSAGIIPEPTNEGQRYQSEQLLRMQGARIYDDVHVSGHLRQEGHYEMLDALQPQHVVPAHQDMGGFSGYVDLAGNQGYKLGRDLHVTSNGNVIELV; translated from the coding sequence ATGGACATCGAAATCGCAACTATCGGCGGCTACGAGGAAGTAGGCCGCCAGATGACGGCAGTCCGTGCCGGCGACGACATCGTCGTCTTCGACATGGGGCTGAACCTCTCGAAGGTACTGATTCACGACAACATCCGGACCGAGGGCATGCACTCCCTCGATCTGATCGACATGGGCGCGATCCCGGACGACCGCATCATGTCGGACCTGGAGGGCGACGTGAAGGCCATTGTGCCGACGCACGGCCACCTCGACCACGTTGGCGCCATCTCCAAGCTCGGACACCGCTACGATGCGCCCGTCGTCGCCACGCCCTTCACCATCGAACTCGTCAAAGAGGAGATCAGCGACGAGGACAAGTTCAACGTGGAGAACGACCTCGTGACGATGGAGGCCGGGGAGACGATGTCGATCGGGGAGCGGTGCGAGCTCGAGTTCGTCAACGTCGCCCACTCCATCATCGACGCGATCAACCCCGTCCTCCACACGCCGGAGGGCGCGATCGTCTACGGGCTGGACAAGCGGATGGACCACACGCCCGTTCTCGGCGATCCCATCGACATGAAGCGGTTCCGCGAAATCGGCCGCGAGGACGAAGGCGTCCTCTGCTACATCGAGGACTGTACCAACGCTAACAAGAAGGGCCGCACGCCTTCCGAGGCCGTCGCGCGCAGTCAGCTCGAGGACGTCATGCACAGCCTGGAGGACTACGACGGCGGCATCGTCGCCACCACCTTCTCCAGTCACATCGCCCGCGTGAAGTCGATCGTCGAGTTCGCGCAGGAGATCGGTCGCGAACCCGTGCTCCTCGGTCGGTCGATGGAACAGTACTCCGGCACGGCGGACCGCATCGGCGCCGTCGACCTCCCGGACCACATCGGGATGTACGGCCACCGGAACTCCGTCGACCGGGCCTTCGAGCGCATCATGAACGAGGGGAAAGAGGACTATCTCCCCGTCGTGACTGGCCACCAAGGCGAGCCCCGGGCGATGCTCACCCGGATGGGCCGCGGCGAGACGACCTTCGAACTCGACGAGGGCGACAAGGTCATCTTCAGCGCCGGCATCATCCCGGAGCCGACCAACGAGGGCCAGCGCTACCAGTCCGAACAGCTGCTGCGGATGCAGGGCGCCCGAATCTACGACGACGTCCACGTCTCCGGCCACCTCCGACAGGAGGGCCACTACGAGATGCTCGACGCCCTCCAGCCACAGCACGTCGTCCCCGCTCACCAGGACATGGGCGGCTTCTCCGGCTACGTGGACCTCGCCGGCAACCAGGGCTACAAGCTGGGCCGCGACCTCCACGTCACGTCGAACGGGAACGTCATCGAGCTGGTCTAA
- a CDS encoding IS5 family transposase yields MSSTLFRFVTQAVSLAQKRCAASPTSAVSDPAGNGFPAWKHVTLHFLRIHMDATYREIVDWVSEMDRVRGLLRLARSAFPAPSTLWRSFERAPMRVWRQLLRRSAARCDPGDHGALDATFFDRQAASSHYIARSDRHRRTLKATALIDTESCAVLDVHCSAHWPHDTQVGRRVALRNTTKIESLAGDNGYDDQSLRDALRTAGVRPVIRHRLFAHYDHVHNARLDSGLYGQRWMAETAFSAIKRRYGSAVRPRAWYREFRELVLTAAVYNLERSMKQ; encoded by the coding sequence GTGTCCAGCACCCTCTTCCGCTTCGTTACACAGGCAGTGTCGCTGGCTCAAAAGCGCTGTGCCGCCAGCCCCACGTCGGCGGTGAGTGACCCGGCTGGCAACGGGTTTCCTGCCTGGAAGCACGTGACGCTGCATTTCTTGCGGATCCACATGGACGCGACGTACCGCGAAATCGTCGACTGGGTGAGTGAGATGGATCGTGTTCGTGGTTTGCTTCGGCTAGCGAGGTCGGCGTTTCCCGCGCCCTCAACGCTGTGGCGGTCGTTCGAGCGGGCGCCGATGCGTGTCTGGCGCCAGCTGCTCCGGCGGTCAGCGGCACGCTGCGATCCCGGCGATCATGGCGCGCTGGATGCCACGTTCTTCGACCGGCAGGCGGCATCCAGCCACTACATCGCGCGGTCGGATCGCCACAGACGGACACTGAAAGCGACGGCCCTGATCGATACGGAGTCGTGTGCCGTCCTGGACGTCCACTGCTCGGCACACTGGCCCCACGACACTCAGGTGGGCCGTCGCGTCGCGCTCCGAAATACGACGAAAATCGAGAGTCTCGCCGGCGACAACGGCTACGACGATCAGTCGCTGCGGGACGCACTCCGCACCGCAGGCGTCCGGCCGGTCATCAGACACCGGCTGTTCGCCCACTACGACCACGTACACAACGCACGGTTGGACAGCGGGCTCTACGGGCAGCGCTGGATGGCCGAGACCGCCTTCTCGGCCATCAAGCGTCGATACGGCTCCGCTGTCAGGCCACGCGCCTGGTACCGAGAATTCCGCGAACTGGTGCTCACCGCCGCCGTCTACAACCTCGAACGCTCCATGAAACAGTGA
- a CDS encoding IS5 family transposase, with amino-acid sequence MPKLLFRFVTQAASLAQKRCAASPTAVVSDPAGNGFAGWKHLTLHFLRVHMSASCAEIVDWASEMDRVRAVLQLARFEFPAPSTLWRSFERVPTRIWRQLLDRSATRCDPGDHGALDATFIDRQAASSHYVARSDRDIQTLKTTALVDTESCAVLDVHCSAHWPHDTQVGRQVALRNTEKIESLAGDKGYDDQSLRDALRSDGVRPVIKHRLFAHYDHAHNARLDSDLYGQRWMAESAFSAIKRRYGSAVRPGIWYREFRELVLTAAVYNLEQAIKE; translated from the coding sequence GTGCCTAAACTCCTCTTCCGCTTCGTTACACAAGCGGCGTCGCTAGCTCAAAAGCGCTGTGCTGCCAGCCCCACGGCGGTGGTGAGCGACCCGGCTGGCAACGGATTTGCTGGCTGGAAGCATCTCACGCTGCATTTTCTGCGGGTTCATATGAGCGCGAGCTGCGCGGAAATCGTCGATTGGGCCAGTGAGATGGATCGGGTGCGCGCAGTCTTGCAGTTGGCCCGCTTCGAGTTCCCGGCACCCTCGACGCTGTGGCGGTCATTCGAGCGGGTGCCGACACGCATTTGGCGCCAACTGCTCGACCGGTCGGCAACCCGCTGCGATCCAGGCGATCACGGCGCGCTGGATGCCACGTTTATCGACCGCCAGGCGGCATCCAGCCACTACGTTGCACGGTCGGATCGCGACATACAGACGCTGAAAACGACGGCGCTGGTCGATACAGAATCGTGTGCCGTCCTCGACGTCCACTGCTCGGCACACTGGCCCCACGATACCCAGGTGGGCCGTCAGGTAGCGCTACGCAACACTGAGAAAATCGAGAGTCTCGCCGGTGACAAAGGCTACGACGATCAGTCGCTGCGGGACGCACTCCGTTCAGATGGCGTCCGGCCAGTGATCAAACACCGGTTGTTCGCCCACTACGACCACGCACATAACGCACGGTTGGACAGCGACCTCTACGGGCAGCGTTGGATGGCCGAGAGTGCATTCTCGGCCATCAAGCGTCGATACGGCTCCGCTGTCAGGCCGGGCATCTGGTACAGAGAGTTTCGTGAACTCGTGCTCACCGCCGCAGTCTATAATCTCGAACAAGCAATCAAGGAGTGA
- a CDS encoding amidohydrolase family protein codes for MAVDTAIDDALVLTVDDRNRLYERGTVLIDDGRITDVRKSGDGDDAVAADRVIDGDGKLVMPGLVNAHTHLELTPLIGAFSDLDLFEMMGSMTALFGRLGEGEFDYLLEAGYELAALNFALGGVTTVNSMDVRPAAGAETFGDAGLRGYFGPAITDLFWDVPVDKQFDYARRFIDEYHDTYDGRIRATICPHDDWSCTRELWERTAVLAAEYPDVLVHTHLLELEESNAMARANGSADSIGLLDDVGLLDDRLIAAHFRVADDEDVERTAAAGASVAHCPSVFACWNPDAEMQWTPVPELRDAGVDVGLGIDDHYWHDSYSMFGEARQARLAANVKRTAGQYQSMELVRMLTVEGARALGLGDEIGSIEPGKRADLIVLDVDKPKFTPLTNVPAHVVNNAAPADVETVIVDGDVVVRDGTVETMDADAVQQRVEHAVDRFTDETDWELDVGGGKPPSPIDTVRDLPKRGPAQLLSRLAVQSARDRFPF; via the coding sequence GTGGCCGTTGATACAGCGATCGACGACGCGCTCGTGCTCACAGTAGACGACCGGAACCGCCTGTACGAGCGCGGGACGGTCCTCATCGACGACGGCCGTATCACTGACGTGAGGAAGTCGGGGGACGGCGACGACGCCGTTGCGGCCGACCGGGTTATCGACGGCGACGGGAAACTGGTGATGCCGGGGCTGGTCAACGCCCACACCCACCTGGAACTGACGCCGTTGATCGGCGCGTTCAGCGACCTCGACCTGTTCGAGATGATGGGCAGCATGACGGCCCTCTTCGGCCGCCTCGGCGAGGGGGAGTTCGACTACCTCCTGGAGGCGGGCTACGAACTCGCCGCGCTGAACTTCGCACTCGGCGGGGTCACGACGGTCAACTCGATGGATGTCCGACCTGCGGCGGGCGCGGAGACGTTCGGCGACGCTGGCCTGCGCGGCTATTTCGGGCCGGCGATCACGGACCTGTTCTGGGACGTGCCCGTCGACAAGCAGTTCGACTACGCTCGCCGTTTCATTGACGAGTATCACGACACGTACGACGGGCGTATCAGGGCGACGATCTGCCCGCACGACGACTGGTCGTGTACCCGAGAGCTGTGGGAGCGGACGGCGGTGCTCGCAGCGGAGTACCCGGACGTGCTCGTCCACACGCACCTGCTGGAGCTCGAGGAGAGCAACGCGATGGCGCGGGCCAACGGTAGCGCGGATTCGATCGGCCTCCTCGACGACGTCGGCCTCCTCGACGACCGCCTGATCGCCGCGCATTTCCGGGTCGCCGACGACGAGGACGTCGAGCGCACTGCCGCGGCGGGCGCGTCCGTCGCACACTGCCCGTCGGTGTTCGCCTGCTGGAACCCGGACGCGGAGATGCAGTGGACGCCCGTGCCCGAGCTGCGGGACGCCGGGGTCGACGTCGGGCTGGGGATCGACGACCACTACTGGCACGACTCCTACAGCATGTTCGGCGAGGCCCGACAGGCCCGCCTCGCCGCCAACGTCAAGCGGACGGCGGGCCAGTACCAGTCGATGGAACTCGTGCGGATGCTCACGGTCGAGGGCGCCCGCGCACTCGGACTGGGGGACGAGATCGGTAGCATCGAACCGGGAAAGCGAGCGGATCTGATCGTGCTCGACGTAGACAAGCCGAAGTTCACGCCGCTGACGAACGTGCCCGCCCACGTGGTGAACAACGCCGCGCCGGCCGACGTAGAGACGGTGATCGTCGACGGCGACGTGGTGGTCCGCGACGGGACCGTCGAAACGATGGACGCCGACGCAGTGCAACAGCGTGTGGAGCACGCAGTCGACCGCTTCACCGACGAGACCGACTGGGAGCTGGACGTCGGCGGCGGCAAACCGCCGAGTCCGATCGATACGGTTCGAGATCTCCCGAAGCGCGGCCCCGCTCAGTTGCTATCCCGACTCGCCGTTCAGTCGGCACGCGATAGATTTCCCTTCTGA
- a CDS encoding DUF7504 family protein yields the protein MSTLSAPIGGSLSPGENVLVLDPEFGVDESPICMDLVTADRSVEQAMLSVTVTESPGDRVRQWQQHADTTPAAATVLDVDTSMGSAASNPTADEHRIPCESASVRTVSDPSNLTKLGIEITSALDELTAAEEDRRLVVCFRSLSPLLQYVSREELFKFVHLLADEFARTGAIAHFHMDPTAHDEQTVATFLHLFDGVVERDDGAWELRTR from the coding sequence ATGAGTACGCTTTCGGCCCCGATTGGCGGCTCTTTGAGTCCGGGCGAGAACGTTCTCGTCCTCGATCCCGAATTCGGGGTGGACGAATCGCCGATCTGTATGGACCTGGTCACGGCCGACCGGTCGGTCGAGCAAGCGATGCTCTCGGTCACGGTGACGGAGTCACCGGGCGACCGCGTTCGGCAGTGGCAACAGCACGCCGACACTACGCCCGCAGCGGCGACGGTACTCGACGTCGACACCTCGATGGGGTCCGCGGCGTCGAATCCGACAGCCGACGAGCACCGAATCCCGTGTGAGAGCGCCTCAGTACGGACTGTCTCCGACCCGTCGAACCTCACGAAACTCGGCATCGAGATCACGAGCGCACTCGACGAACTGACTGCTGCAGAGGAGGATCGACGACTCGTCGTTTGCTTCAGGTCCCTGTCTCCGCTCCTCCAGTACGTCTCTCGCGAAGAACTGTTCAAGTTCGTCCACCTGCTCGCCGACGAGTTCGCTCGGACCGGTGCTATCGCTCACTTCCACATGGATCCGACCGCCCACGACGAGCAAACGGTCGCGACGTTTCTCCACCTCTTCGACGGCGTCGTCGAACGTGACGACGGCGCGTGGGAACTCCGGACCCGGTGA
- a CDS encoding group I truncated hemoglobin: MSQAQSIYERIGGRDGVEAVVSDFYDRVFDDPLLEPYFEDTDREALYAHQVQFISTVAGGPVSYDGADMQQAHEGMGISDEAFDRVATYLAEALRENDVTEDDVDAIIDQVADLQPDVVEQ; the protein is encoded by the coding sequence ATGTCACAGGCTCAGTCGATCTACGAGCGAATCGGCGGACGGGACGGCGTCGAGGCCGTCGTGTCAGACTTCTACGATCGCGTGTTCGACGACCCGCTTCTGGAGCCGTACTTCGAGGACACCGACCGCGAGGCCCTGTACGCTCACCAGGTCCAGTTCATCAGCACCGTCGCCGGCGGCCCCGTCTCGTACGACGGCGCCGACATGCAGCAGGCGCACGAGGGGATGGGAATATCGGACGAGGCCTTCGACCGCGTCGCGACGTATCTCGCCGAGGCGCTCAGGGAGAACGACGTCACCGAGGACGACGTCGACGCCATCATCGATCAGGTCGCCGACTTGCAGCCCGACGTCGTAGAGCAGTGA